In a single window of the Pseudomonas sp. B21-015 genome:
- the purM gene encoding phosphoribosylformylglycinamidine cyclo-ligase translates to MSKQPSLSYKDAGVDIDAGEALVERIKSVAKRTARPEVMGGLGGFGALCEIPAGYKQPVLVSGTDGVGTKLRLALNLNKHDSIGIDLVAMCVNDLVVCGAEPLFFLDYYATGKLNVDTAAQVVTGIGAGCELSGCSLVGGETAEMPGMYEGEDYDLAGFCVGVVEKSEIIDGSKVAAGDALLALPSSGPHSNGYSLIRKIIEVSGSDIENIQLDGKPLTDLLMAPTRIYVKPLLKLIKDTGAVKAMAHITGGGLLDNIPRVLPKGAQAVVDVASWTRPAVFDWLQEKGNVDETEMHRVLNCGVGMVICVAQEHVETALNVLREAGEQPWVIGQIATAAEGAAQVELKNLKAH, encoded by the coding sequence ATGAGCAAGCAACCCTCCCTGAGCTACAAGGACGCCGGTGTAGACATCGACGCCGGTGAAGCATTGGTCGAACGCATCAAGAGCGTCGCCAAGCGCACTGCGCGCCCGGAAGTCATGGGCGGCCTGGGCGGTTTCGGCGCCCTCTGCGAAATCCCGGCCGGTTACAAGCAACCGGTGCTGGTCTCGGGCACTGACGGCGTCGGTACCAAGCTGCGCCTGGCGCTGAACCTGAACAAACACGACAGCATCGGCATCGACCTGGTTGCCATGTGCGTGAATGACCTGGTGGTGTGCGGCGCAGAGCCGCTGTTCTTCCTCGACTACTACGCCACCGGCAAACTGAACGTCGACACCGCCGCACAAGTTGTGACCGGCATCGGCGCAGGCTGCGAACTGTCCGGCTGCTCCCTGGTCGGCGGCGAAACCGCTGAAATGCCAGGTATGTACGAAGGTGAAGACTACGACCTGGCCGGTTTCTGCGTCGGCGTCGTGGAAAAATCCGAAATCATCGACGGTTCGAAAGTCGCTGCCGGCGATGCCCTGCTCGCCCTGCCGTCTTCCGGCCCGCACTCCAACGGCTACTCGCTGATCCGCAAGATCATCGAAGTGTCGGGTTCCGACATCGAGAACATCCAGCTCGACGGCAAACCGCTGACCGACCTGCTGATGGCCCCGACCCGTATCTACGTGAAGCCGCTGCTCAAGCTGATCAAAGACACCGGTGCCGTCAAAGCCATGGCCCACATCACCGGTGGCGGCCTGCTGGACAACATCCCGCGCGTACTGCCAAAAGGCGCTCAAGCGGTAGTTGACGTTGCGAGCTGGACCCGCCCGGCGGTGTTCGACTGGCTGCAAGAGAAAGGCAACGTCGACGAAACCGAAATGCACCGTGTGCTGAACTGCGGCGTCGGCATGGTTATCTGCGTGGCTCAAGAGCACGTCGAAACCGCCCTGAACGTCCTGCGTGAAGCCGGCGAGCAGCCTTGGGTCATCGGTCAGATCGCCACCGCTGCCGAAGGCGCGGCTCAGGTCGAACTGAAGAACCTTAAGGCGCACTGA
- the purN gene encoding phosphoribosylglycinamide formyltransferase, producing the protein MSATCDVVVLLSGTGSNLQALIDSTRTGESPVRIAAVISNRADAYGLLRARDAGIDTRTLDHKAFEGREAFDAALIELIDAFNPKLVVLAGFMRILSADFVRHYQGRLLNIHPSLLPKYKGLHTHQRALEAGDTEHGCSVHFVTEELDGGPLVVQAVIPVELHDSPQSLAQRVHTQEHLIYPMAVRWFAEGRLSLGEQGALLDGQLLAASGHLIRT; encoded by the coding sequence ATGTCCGCCACCTGTGATGTCGTGGTGCTGCTCTCCGGCACCGGCAGTAACTTGCAGGCCTTGATCGACAGCACGCGGACCGGCGAAAGCCCGGTTCGCATCGCTGCGGTGATTTCCAACCGCGCCGACGCCTACGGCCTGCTACGCGCCAGGGACGCGGGTATCGACACCCGCACCCTGGATCACAAGGCGTTCGAAGGTCGCGAGGCCTTCGATGCCGCGCTGATCGAACTGATCGACGCCTTCAACCCCAAACTCGTGGTACTGGCCGGCTTCATGCGCATTCTCAGCGCTGACTTCGTGCGCCACTATCAGGGTCGCCTGCTTAATATCCATCCCTCGCTGCTGCCCAAATACAAAGGGTTACACACCCATCAGCGCGCGCTGGAGGCCGGCGACACGGAACACGGCTGCTCCGTGCACTTCGTCACCGAGGAACTCGATGGCGGACCACTGGTCGTACAGGCAGTAATACCGGTAGAGTTGCACGATTCGCCGCAGAGTCTGGCGCAGCGAGTCCACACCCAGGAACACCTGATCTACCCGATGGCCGTACGCTGGTTTGCCGAAGGTCGTTTATCGCTTGGCGAACAAGGTGCTTTACTGGACGGACAGTTACTCGCGGCCAGCGGCCACTTGATTCGAACCTAG
- a CDS encoding DUF3108 domain-containing protein — translation MRRALLFACALLALPFAQAADLQPFSASYTADWKQLPMSGTAERSLTKEANGIWKLSFKASMMIASLTEESTLTLDKDTLLPQSYHFERGGLGKAKKADLDFDWTNKMVTGTDRGDAVKLPLNRGMVDKSTYQLALQHDVAAGKKSMSYQVVDDGEVDTYDFRVLGSEKVDTKAGQIDAIKVERVRDPTQSKRITVLWFAKDWDYLLVRLQQVETDGKEYNIMLLDGTVNGKTVKGS, via the coding sequence ATGCGTCGTGCCCTGCTCTTCGCTTGCGCTCTGCTCGCCCTGCCGTTTGCGCAGGCCGCAGACCTTCAACCCTTCTCCGCCAGCTACACCGCCGACTGGAAGCAGTTGCCCATGAGCGGCACCGCCGAACGCAGCCTGACCAAGGAAGCCAACGGCATCTGGAAACTCAGTTTCAAGGCGTCGATGATGATCGCCAGCCTGACCGAAGAAAGCACCCTCACCCTGGACAAGGACACGCTGCTGCCACAGTCCTACCACTTCGAACGCGGTGGCCTGGGCAAGGCCAAAAAGGCTGATCTGGACTTCGACTGGACCAACAAGATGGTCACCGGCACCGATCGCGGTGACGCCGTCAAGCTCCCGCTCAACCGCGGAATGGTCGACAAGTCCACCTATCAGCTGGCGCTGCAGCATGACGTGGCCGCCGGCAAGAAAAGCATGAGCTATCAGGTCGTCGATGACGGCGAAGTCGATACCTACGACTTCCGCGTGCTGGGTTCGGAGAAAGTCGACACCAAGGCTGGCCAGATCGATGCGATCAAGGTCGAGCGCGTGCGCGATCCGACACAAAGCAAGCGCATCACCGTGCTGTGGTTCGCCAAGGATTGGGATTACCTGCTGGTCCGTCTGCAACAGGTCGAAACCGACGGCAAGGAGTACAACATCATGCTCCTCGACGGTACGGTCAACGGCAAGACGGTGAAAGGCAGCTGA
- a CDS encoding DUF3859 domain-containing protein, which translates to MHLTRLTALATLMFVSALASAEVRVEGSVEYGVFASAKAELQSGERVLRRSNEQIQQTEIVPAKLGTKFGMRYQLAGKVAEGEPLTLLYFTPGIRTPDGVRHDKLEVIQKLVPGAPLDLMAFEFTESHEVVPGEWRFMVFQGDRLLAQQRFTVR; encoded by the coding sequence ATGCACCTCACCCGTTTAACTGCCCTGGCCACGTTGATGTTCGTCAGTGCTCTGGCCAGTGCCGAAGTCCGCGTCGAAGGTTCGGTGGAATACGGCGTGTTCGCCAGCGCGAAAGCCGAACTGCAATCGGGCGAGCGAGTTTTGCGCCGCAGCAATGAACAGATTCAGCAGACCGAAATCGTCCCGGCGAAACTGGGCACAAAATTCGGTATGCGTTACCAGTTGGCCGGCAAAGTCGCCGAAGGTGAGCCGCTGACTTTGCTCTATTTCACGCCGGGCATCCGCACCCCGGATGGTGTGCGTCACGACAAACTGGAAGTGATTCAGAAACTGGTGCCAGGCGCTCCGCTGGACCTGATGGCCTTCGAGTTCACTGAAAGTCACGAAGTCGTTCCTGGTGAATGGCGTTTCATGGTGTTCCAGGGCGATCGTCTGCTGGCTCAGCAACGCTTTACAGTGCGCTGA
- a CDS encoding OsmC family protein, with the protein MTVTVNTVSAEGFRHSVQIDDHELFADVPKSSGGEGTAPEPHDYFDAALGACKALTLKLYAKKKDIPLTGVGVEVKRDNSEEQKGKYVLHVKLTLKGVLTDAQREELHRVADRCPVHKLMTTSEVSIETHLSEGAFSQ; encoded by the coding sequence ATGACCGTTACCGTCAATACCGTCTCCGCCGAAGGTTTTCGTCACAGCGTCCAGATCGATGACCATGAACTGTTTGCCGATGTACCCAAGTCGTCCGGCGGCGAAGGCACGGCACCCGAGCCACACGACTACTTCGATGCAGCCCTCGGTGCCTGCAAGGCCCTGACACTGAAACTGTATGCGAAGAAGAAGGACATCCCACTGACCGGCGTCGGGGTTGAGGTCAAGCGCGACAACAGTGAAGAGCAGAAAGGCAAATACGTCCTGCACGTCAAACTCACGCTCAAGGGCGTACTCACCGACGCCCAGCGCGAAGAGCTGCACCGCGTGGCCGACCGCTGCCCGGTACACAAGCTGATGACCACCTCCGAGGTCAGCATCGAGACTCATCTGTCGGAAGGCGCCTTCAGCCAATAG
- a CDS encoding pirin family protein yields the protein MNTPLVIRPRAEDVEGQPILRTLPSAKCRNVGPFVFFDHMLETRYPPGKGMNIRQHPHIGLSTLTYLFEGQIQHKDSLGSDQLVNAGDVSWMTAGSAIAHIERTPDALKDSGGTMHGLQIWLASPKDREHGPGHYSHHPATTLPVSDNLGVKIRMIAGSGFCLESPVPVLSPTLYAELNLQTATTLLIPTEHEERALYVLSGEVQLDGELLEPHSLVVLPVGEEMTLFAESDCHAVLFGGAPLDGPRRINWNFVASDPALIDEARRHWAAGEWPTVPGESERIELPKHRSPPTPL from the coding sequence ATGAACACTCCGCTCGTGATCCGTCCCCGCGCCGAAGATGTCGAAGGCCAGCCGATTCTTCGGACGCTGCCGTCAGCCAAATGCCGCAACGTCGGACCTTTTGTGTTTTTCGACCACATGCTCGAAACCCGTTATCCACCGGGTAAAGGCATGAACATCCGCCAGCATCCGCACATCGGCCTGTCCACCCTGACCTACCTGTTCGAAGGGCAAATCCAGCACAAGGACAGCCTCGGTTCCGATCAACTGGTGAATGCCGGCGATGTCAGCTGGATGACCGCCGGCAGTGCGATTGCCCACATCGAACGCACGCCCGACGCATTGAAGGACAGCGGCGGTACGATGCACGGCTTACAGATCTGGCTGGCGTCACCCAAGGACCGTGAACACGGTCCGGGACACTACAGCCACCATCCGGCAACCACGCTGCCCGTCAGCGATAACCTTGGCGTGAAGATACGGATGATCGCCGGATCAGGCTTTTGCCTCGAGTCGCCGGTCCCAGTGCTTTCTCCTACGCTATATGCCGAATTGAACCTGCAAACGGCAACCACGCTGCTGATTCCCACCGAGCATGAAGAACGGGCACTGTATGTGCTGAGCGGTGAGGTGCAACTGGACGGCGAACTGCTGGAACCGCACTCGCTGGTGGTGTTGCCGGTCGGGGAAGAAATGACGTTGTTCGCCGAGAGTGACTGCCATGCCGTGCTGTTTGGCGGAGCGCCATTGGATGGGCCGCGACGGATCAACTGGAATTTCGTGGCCAGCGATCCGGCATTGATCGATGAAGCACGTCGACACTGGGCTGCCGGGGAGTGGCCGACAGTGCCGGGGGAAAGTGAGCGGATTGAGCTGCCGAAACACCGAAGCCCGCCAACTCCCTTGTAA
- the htpG gene encoding molecular chaperone HtpG, which yields MSVETQKETLGFQTEVKQLLHLMIHSLYSNKEIFLRELISNASDAVDKLRFEALARPELLEGGAELKIRVSFDKDAKTVTLEDNGIGMSREDAVTHLGTIAKSGTADFMKHLSGDQKKDSHLIGQFGVGFYSAFIVADKVDVFSRRAGLAASEGVHWSSKGEGEFEIATVEKADRGTRIVLHLKSGEDEFADGWRLRNVIKKYSDHIALPIELPKEVAAAEGEEEPALEWETVNRASALWTRPRTEVKDEEYQEFYKHVAHDFENPLSWSHNKVEGKLEYTSLLYVPTRAPFDLYQREAPKGLKLYVQRVFVMDQAESFLPLYLRFIKGVVDSNDLSLNVSREILQKDPIIDTMKSALTKRVLDMLEKLAKNEPEQYKGFWKNFGQVMKEGPAEDFANKEKIAGLLRFASTQGDDGEQVVGLADYLARAKEGQDKIYYLTGETYAQVKNSPHLEVFRKKGIEVLLLTDRIDEWLMSYLSDFDGKSFVDVARGDLDLGNLDSEEDKKAAEEVAKSKEGLVERLKTALGESVAEVRVSHRLTDSPAILAIGEQDLGLQMRQILEASGQKVPDSKPIFEFNPAHPLIEKLDNEQSDERFGDLSHILFDQAALAAGDSLKDPAAYVRRLNKLLVELSV from the coding sequence ATGAGTGTGGAAACTCAAAAGGAAACCCTGGGCTTCCAGACCGAGGTGAAGCAACTGCTGCACCTCATGATCCATTCGCTGTATTCCAACAAGGAAATCTTCCTTCGCGAATTGATCTCGAACGCCTCTGACGCTGTCGATAAATTACGCTTTGAAGCGCTGGCCAGGCCTGAGTTGCTGGAAGGCGGCGCTGAACTGAAAATCCGTGTGAGCTTCGACAAGGACGCTAAAACCGTCACCCTCGAAGACAACGGCATCGGCATGAGCCGTGAGGATGCGGTCACCCATCTGGGCACCATCGCCAAGTCCGGCACTGCCGATTTCATGAAGCACCTGTCTGGCGATCAGAAAAAAGACTCGCACCTGATCGGTCAATTCGGTGTCGGTTTCTATTCGGCCTTCATCGTCGCCGATAAAGTTGACGTATTCAGCCGCCGTGCCGGCCTTGCTGCCAGCGAAGGTGTGCACTGGTCGTCCAAGGGCGAAGGCGAATTCGAAATCGCCACCGTCGAGAAAGCCGACCGTGGTACTCGCATCGTCCTGCACCTGAAGTCTGGTGAAGACGAGTTCGCTGATGGCTGGCGTCTGCGCAACGTCATCAAGAAGTACTCCGACCACATCGCCTTGCCGATCGAGTTGCCGAAAGAAGTGGCAGCCGCCGAAGGCGAAGAGGAGCCTGCGCTTGAGTGGGAAACCGTCAACCGCGCCAGCGCCCTGTGGACTCGCCCTCGCACTGAAGTGAAGGATGAGGAATACCAGGAGTTCTACAAACACGTTGCTCACGATTTCGAGAACCCGCTGAGCTGGAGCCATAACAAGGTCGAAGGCAAGCTCGAGTACACCTCGCTGCTTTATGTACCGACCCGTGCTCCGTTCGATCTGTACCAGCGTGAAGCGCCAAAAGGCCTGAAGCTGTATGTGCAGCGTGTGTTCGTCATGGATCAGGCCGAGTCGTTCCTGCCGCTGTACCTGCGCTTCATCAAAGGCGTGGTCGACTCCAACGACCTGTCGCTGAACGTGTCGCGGGAAATCCTGCAGAAAGACCCGATCATCGACACCATGAAATCGGCGCTGACCAAGCGCGTTCTGGACATGCTGGAAAAACTGGCGAAGAACGAGCCTGAGCAATACAAAGGCTTCTGGAAGAACTTCGGTCAGGTCATGAAAGAAGGCCCGGCAGAAGATTTCGCCAACAAAGAAAAAATTGCCGGTCTGCTGCGCTTCGCGTCCACTCAGGGCGACGACGGCGAGCAGGTTGTGGGTCTGGCCGACTACCTGGCCCGTGCCAAGGAAGGTCAGGACAAGATCTACTACCTGACTGGCGAAACCTACGCGCAAGTCAAAAACAGCCCGCACCTGGAAGTCTTCCGCAAGAAAGGCATCGAAGTGCTGCTGCTGACCGACCGCATCGACGAGTGGCTGATGAGCTACCTCAGCGACTTCGACGGCAAGAGCTTCGTCGACGTGGCACGCGGTGACCTGGACCTCGGCAACCTGGACTCGGAAGAAGACAAGAAAGCCGCGGAAGAAGTCGCCAAGTCCAAAGAAGGTCTGGTTGAGCGTCTCAAGACCGCTTTGGGTGAGTCCGTTGCTGAGGTGCGGGTTTCCCACCGTCTGACCGATTCCCCGGCGATTCTGGCGATCGGCGAGCAGGACCTGGGCCTGCAAATGCGTCAGATCCTGGAAGCCAGTGGTCAGAAGGTTCCGGATTCGAAGCCGATCTTCGAATTCAATCCGGCTCACCCGCTGATCGAGAAACTCGACAACGAGCAGAGCGACGAGCGCTTCGGCGATCTGTCGCACATCCTGTTCGATCAGGCGGCCCTGGCGGCCGGCGACAGCTTGAAAGACCCGGCCGCGTATGTGCGCCGTTTGAACAAGCTGTTGGTTGAACTGTCGGTTTAA
- a CDS encoding PaaI family thioesterase, with the protein MTDTFKEQLQQAHAQGDYTALLQLIPYAELIGVECSRVGDELLFRLPANKDNIGNPLLPAIHGGVIAGFMELSAALHLLIFTGSPGVPKIIDFSLDYLRAGQFRDTWARCLVCRQGRRVANVAITAWQSTEAEPIATARAHFKIEEPLKS; encoded by the coding sequence ATGACCGACACGTTCAAGGAGCAACTCCAACAGGCTCATGCGCAGGGGGACTACACAGCGCTGTTGCAGCTGATTCCTTACGCCGAGCTGATCGGCGTCGAATGTTCGCGGGTAGGAGATGAGCTGCTGTTTCGTCTGCCGGCCAACAAGGACAACATTGGTAACCCTTTATTGCCGGCGATTCATGGCGGGGTGATTGCCGGGTTCATGGAGCTTTCGGCGGCGCTGCACCTGTTGATTTTCACCGGTTCGCCCGGCGTGCCGAAGATTATCGACTTTTCCCTCGACTACCTGCGCGCGGGGCAATTTCGCGATACCTGGGCCCGATGCCTGGTTTGCCGACAGGGGCGCCGGGTGGCAAACGTGGCGATTACCGCCTGGCAAAGCACTGAAGCCGAGCCCATTGCCACGGCCCGGGCCCACTTCAAAATCGAAGAGCCCTTGAAATCCTGA
- a CDS encoding PaaI family thioesterase, with amino-acid sequence MAENPVFERATRFLSALRHCQVLGMRVHSASSEGLTVILPYSPQIVGNPQTGVIHGGALTSLMDTACGMATLCVLPKFEVCPTLDLRIDYMHAAEPHKDVYGFAQCYRVTTDVIFARGFAYQDDPEQPIAHVVGTFMRMGKGVKGTKGFGGVIAGGAK; translated from the coding sequence ATGGCCGAAAACCCCGTTTTTGAGCGTGCGACGCGATTCCTGTCGGCATTGCGGCATTGTCAGGTTCTCGGAATGCGCGTTCACAGTGCCAGCAGCGAAGGGCTGACGGTGATTCTGCCGTACAGCCCGCAAATCGTTGGCAACCCGCAAACCGGGGTGATTCATGGCGGTGCGCTGACCTCACTGATGGACACCGCCTGCGGCATGGCCACCCTTTGCGTGCTGCCCAAGTTCGAAGTCTGTCCGACGCTCGACTTGCGCATCGACTACATGCACGCCGCTGAGCCGCACAAGGACGTGTACGGCTTCGCCCAATGTTACCGAGTGACCACCGACGTGATCTTCGCGCGCGGTTTTGCCTATCAGGACGACCCCGAACAGCCCATCGCCCACGTGGTGGGCACCTTTATGCGCATGGGCAAGGGCGTCAAAGGCACCAAGGGCTTTGGTGGTGTCATTGCTGGAGGTGCGAAATGA
- a CDS encoding MAPEG family protein — protein sequence MSIPFWCVFISALLIFVARMPVAKAMSAQGGYNNHLPRQQQAQLTGFGARALAAHQNSFEAFIIFAVGVLMAHTTQTAGWLIDTLAIIFVITRIIYLLCYWADLAWQRSLVWFVGLVCSLLLMISPTFRTILI from the coding sequence ATGAGTATTCCGTTCTGGTGTGTGTTTATCAGCGCCTTGTTGATTTTCGTGGCGCGCATGCCAGTGGCCAAGGCCATGAGCGCGCAGGGCGGTTACAACAATCACCTGCCGCGCCAGCAACAGGCGCAACTTACAGGCTTCGGTGCTCGTGCATTGGCGGCCCACCAGAACAGTTTCGAGGCGTTCATAATATTTGCGGTTGGGGTGTTGATGGCGCACACCACGCAGACGGCGGGGTGGCTGATCGATACGCTGGCAATCATCTTCGTGATCACACGCATCATTTACTTGCTGTGCTATTGGGCAGATCTGGCCTGGCAGCGCAGTCTGGTGTGGTTCGTGGGTTTAGTGTGTTCGTTGTTGCTGATGATTAGTCCGACTTTTAGGACGATTTTGATCTAA
- a CDS encoding DUF599 domain-containing protein, translating into MSFIHANLIHILAALWFVVCWGGYTRYATWKGRDTACLASVLHLYREDWMRRMLLRDNRIADASVIGNLERNASFFASSTLIILAGILTVLGASERAVSLLADIPMVQQASQGMSEIKLLCLALVFVYAFFTFSWCMRQYNFAAILVGSAPMIGERHVSEQERKAFASRAARVISMAANQFNFGLRSYYFGMTMLAWFVSPWLFMLMSAGVVFVLYRREFHSDVLDVMVYTPTEAPLPELNKEAA; encoded by the coding sequence ATGTCGTTCATCCACGCTAATCTGATCCATATCCTCGCCGCGCTCTGGTTTGTCGTCTGCTGGGGTGGCTACACCCGTTACGCGACATGGAAGGGCCGTGACACTGCATGCCTGGCCAGTGTGCTGCACCTGTATCGTGAAGACTGGATGCGCCGCATGCTGTTGCGCGACAACCGCATTGCCGATGCCAGCGTGATCGGCAACCTTGAGCGCAACGCCTCGTTCTTCGCTTCCAGTACGTTGATTATCCTGGCCGGCATCCTCACGGTATTGGGCGCGTCCGAAAGAGCTGTGTCATTGCTGGCGGATATCCCGATGGTGCAACAGGCCTCCCAAGGCATGTCGGAGATCAAGCTGTTGTGTCTGGCGCTGGTGTTTGTCTATGCGTTCTTTACGTTCAGCTGGTGCATGCGTCAGTACAACTTTGCGGCCATTCTTGTGGGCTCGGCACCGATGATTGGTGAGCGCCATGTGTCCGAGCAAGAGCGTAAAGCCTTTGCTTCCCGAGCCGCTCGTGTCATTTCCATGGCGGCCAACCAGTTCAACTTCGGTCTGCGTTCCTATTACTTCGGCATGACCATGTTGGCGTGGTTTGTCAGCCCCTGGTTGTTCATGTTGATGAGCGCCGGTGTCGTGTTTGTGTTGTATCGCCGCGAGTTTCACTCCGACGTTCTTGACGTGATGGTCTATACCCCTACAGAGGCGCCATTGCCTGAGCTGAACAAAGAGGCGGCTTGA